GCGCCCGGCTGATAAATGTGTGTCGGCCGAGGTCAGGCTGGTGAGTCGCATGAGCGTCatgagatgatgatgattacaatgAAGACCACGCATGTGTGTTTCTCAGGCGGCGGAGCGTGACTGGGAGGAGAAGCGTGCTAGTTTGACTCAGTTCAGCGCTCAGGACATCAACCGCCTGCTGGAGGAGACGCAGGCCGAGCTGATGAAGGCCATTCCCGACCTGGACTTTGCCACCAGGACCATCAACAAGCCGGCCGTGCCGCCCAAGCCACAGCTCACCGTGCCTATCGCTGCCGCTGGCGAGCAGACACCTGGCAAAGTGCAGCTGGCGGCCCAGAAGCTCAACAGCCTGGAGGGGGCGGGCTCTCATCGAGGCTCTGGTGAGTTGTGACGTGTGCACCAAAGGATGTGTCAGCTGACTCACGCTGCCAACTTTTTGCATTGCCAGTGGACCTCGGCGTGGTCAGGTGCCGCAGTGAGAAGCCTTCCAAGTCTCCGCCACCTCCGCCGCCTCGTCGAAGTTTCCCGTCGGCCCTAGGACTGACAGCGGTCCGCGTGGGCGACACCTTGGTGACCAGCAAGAGTCGTAAGGTGAGCTCAAGGGTTTGCGTGTTGGTTGACCTCATGACGCGCTGGTCTTCATTTTGCATTCAAAGATGGACGAGGACGGCGAGCTGCCAAAAGCTCTCGTCAAGCTGAGGCGGACCCCCTCTGACAACCCCCGACCGGCCTCCACGCCGCCCGTCATGTCGCCATCAGGACGTCAGAATGAGGACGACGAAGAGAAGATTGTCGCTGAGCAGGAGGTATGTCGCTCTCTTTTCTGATCAAACTGTTGCTATGGCAATGCACACACAGTCATTGGTCCCGCCCCCACAGagtggcagcagcagcacctcGGGGCCGCTCAAAGGTCCAACGGTTGCAGCTCGCCTTAAACACCTGGAGCAAGGTAACCAGGAGAGGAACGTGGGCCGCAGGTCCAAAGAGGAAGTCAAAGTAGTCCAGGGAGGGCAGCAGCAGGTATTCCACTTCTAGAAGCTCCGCCCACAAAGTGTAGCAGCACATGAAAGCAGGTGGGGGCGCTGTCTCTGCTTCTCGATGTTTGAATTTGTGGAGCTAACGTAGCTTCTTTTTGTTGTGCGGAAATTAGCTTCATGCTAACGTTGGTTCGTCATCGTGCAATAACCTTCAGAAACATCACATGACTCTTCATGCTAATGATTGTTGTTGTCTGTTAGCGCTCATGCTAGCAGGAATTAACTTCATCTTCAAAGTAGAGGACCCCCATCCCCTAGTTTAAGTCTCTGTTTGGTGTAGCATGTTGTTGCCGCCCCCTTGTGGCAATCATGACATGTTCAAGCTTGAAGGCTAAGCTCCACTCGTCTTATCTGTGCCTGCACACGTTCCAAGCGGACCTGACCTGCTGAGCCGAGCCTCCACTGTGGAATGACTGATAAGCACAAAGAAACAAATTCATTGTACACGTAAACATCTTTGGAGACTGACTCTGGATCAGCTTGGCTCTCGGGCACCGACATGGCCGCCCTCCACTTGGCACGCTCATGTGCGTGGCGGGAACGTTTACATTCACGGACGGAATAGCAAAACATTTGCATGAGAATTCCTTTGTGGCTTCATGGAAAATCATTTGTAGTAACATCATCAtcaggtcatgtgacatcatAGGGGATGTCatagatgacatcatagatgacATAGTTGACACCATAGGTGATCATTGTCACCTCGTCACCATAGGCGACATCATAGGTGACATCATAGTCACCTTAGCTGACATCATAGGTGACATCATAGCCACCTAGTCACCATAGGTGACATCGTAGGTGACATCATGGGTGATATCATAGTCACCTTAGCTGACATCATGGGTAACATCATAGTCACCATAGGTGACATCATAGGTGACATCATGGGTGACATCTTAGTCACCTGGTCACCATAGGTGACATCATAGGTGACCTCATAGGTGACACTAGGTGGCGTCATAGGTGACATAATAGTCACCTAGTCACCATAGGTGACATCATAGGTGACACTGTAGGTGGCGTCATAGGTGACATCATAGTCATCTTGTCACCATAGTCGACATCCTAGGTGACACTGTAGGTGGCGTCATAGGTGACATCATAGTCACCTAGTCACCATAGCTGACATCATAGATGACACTGTAGGTGGCGTCATAGGTGACATCATAGTCACCTAGTCACCATAGCTGACATCATAGATGACACTGTAGGTGGCATCATAGGTGACATCATAGTCACCTTGTCACCATAGTCGACATCATAGGTGACCTCATAGGTGACACTGTAGGTGGCGTCATAGGTGACATCATAGTCACCTAGTCACCATAGCTGACATCATAGATGACACTATAGTGTGGCATCATAGGTGACATCATAGTCACCTTGTCACCATAGTCGACATCATAGGTGACCTCATAGGTGACACTGTAGGTGGCGTCATAGGTGACATCATAGTCACCTAGTCACCATAGCTGACATCATAGGTGACACTGTAGGTGGCGTCATAGGTGACATCATAGTCACCTTGTCACCATAGTCGACATCATAGGTGACCTCATAGGTGACACTGTAGGTGGCGTCATAGGTGACATCATAGTCACCTAGTCACCATAGCTGACATCATAGGTGACACTGTAGGTGGCGTCATAGGTGACATCATAGTCACCTAGTCACCATAGCTGACATCATAGGTGACACTGTAGGTGGCGTCATAGGTGACATCATAGTCTCTTGTCACCATAGCTGACATCATAGGTGACACTGTAGGTGGCGTCATAGGTGAGATCATAGTCACCTAGTCACCATAGCTGACATCATAGGTGACACTGTAGGTGGCGTCATAGGTGAGATCATAGTCACCTCGTCACCATAGCTGACATCATAGGTGACACTGTAGGTGGCGTCATAGGTGACATCATAGTTACCTTGTCATCATAGCTGACATCATAGGTGACACTGTAGGTGGCGTCATAGGTGACACTGTAGGTGGCGTCATAGGTGACATCATAGTCACCTAGTCAACATAGCTGACAACATAGGTGACACTATAGGTGGCGTCATAGGTGACACTATAGGTGGCGTCATAGGTGACATTATAGTCACCTAGTCACCATAGCTGACATCATAGGTGACACTATAGGTGGCGTCATAGGTGACACTGTAGGTGGCGTCATAGGTGACACTGTAGGTGGCGTCATAGGTGACATCATAGTCACCTAGTCAACATAGCTGACAACATAGGTGACACTATAGGTGGCGTCATAGGTGACACTGTAGTTGGCGTCATAGGTGACATCATAGTCACCTAGTCAACATAGCTGACATCATAGGTGACACTATAGGTGGCGTCATAGGTGACATTATAGTCACCTAGTCACCATAGCTGACATCATAGGTGACACTATAGGTGGCGTCATAGGTGACATCATAGTCACCTTGTTACCATAGTCGACATCATAGGTGACACCGTAGGTGGTGTCATAGGTGACATCATTGACACCTAGTCACCTAGTGACCTCATAGGCTACACAATATATGATATAGGGGACACCATAGGTGGCGTCATAGGTGACATCATAGGTGACATCATTGTCACCATAGTTGACACCATAGATGATGACACAGATGACATTATAGGTGACACCATAGATATCAATTATACACTATAGACGACATCCTAGCAGACATCGTAGGTGATGCCATCATAGGTGACGCTATACAGTAGATGACACAATAGCCGACACCAAAGGTGGGCTTGTAGGTGACATCATATATGACACCACACGTGACATCACAGGTAACATCATAGATGATATCATAGGTAAACATCATAGACGACCCCATAGATGACACTATAGGTGGCATCATAGGTGACACGGATGACGCCGTAGGTGACATCATAGGTGTCACCATAGGTGGCGTCATAGGTGACACGGATGACGCCGTAGGTGACATCATAGGTGTCACCATAGGTGGCGTCATAGGTGACACGGATGACGCCGTAGGTGACATCATAGGTGTCACCATAGGTGGCGTCATAGGTGACACGGATGACGCTGTAGGTGACATCATAGGTGTCACCATAGGTGGCGTCATAGGTGACATGGATGACGCTGTAGGTGACATCATAGGTGACACCATAGGTGGCGTCATAGGTGACATCATACGTGACACCATAGGTGGCATCATAGGTGACACGGATGACGCCGTAGGTGACATCATAGGTGGCATCATAGTTGACACGAATGACGCTGTAGGTGACATCATAGGTGGCATCATAGGTGACACGGATGACGCTGTAGGTGACATCATAGGTGGCGTCATAGGTGACACGGATGACGCCGTAGGTGACATCATAGGTGACACCATAGGTGGCATCATAGGTGACACAGATGATGCCGTAGGTGACATCATAGGTGACACCATAGGTGGCATCATAGGTGACACAGATGACGCTGTAGGTGACGTCATAGCTTATACCAACGTCATTGATGACACGGTTGACGCTGTAGGTGACATCATAGGTGACACCAACATCATAGGTGACACGGATGACGCTGTAGGTGACATCTTAGGTGACACCATAGGTGGCATCATAGGTGACATGGATGACGCCGTAGGTGACAACATAGGTGACACCATAGGTGGCATCATAGGTGACACGGATGATGCCGTAGGTGACATCATAGGTGTCACTATAGGTGACATCATAGGTGACACGGATGATGCCGTAGGTGACATCATAGGTGACACCATAGGTGGCATCATAGGTGACACGGATGACGCCGTAGGTGACGTCATAGGTGACACCAGCGTCATAGGTGACACGGATGACGACGTATGTGACGTCATAGGTTATACCAACGTCATCGATGACACGGTTGACGCCGTAGGTGACGTCATATGTGACACCAACATCATAGGTGACACGGATGACGCCGTAGGTGACATCATAGGTGACATCAAAACGTGGGAAGACATGGGTGATGTCAACTGATAAAAATAGAATATGTAGATGAAAAGATGTACAAAGACAAATGTCATCTATGTTTTATACaattgttttctatttttatacaCATGTAACCCgtgtaaattattatttttctgatttagagatgttttattttttctggcCACCATCTATCAATCACCTGGATGTGAACCAATCACTGATCATCTTCTAGCGTCCATGGAGTTGATGTCAACTTGTTGTCAAAGAAAACtaagttatataataatatatttcataAGCTATAACAGTGGCATGCAAACTGTGTACATGTGCACGCTGACTCtactcaataataataataacaataataggaATAATAATCTTGTCAATCATTATGAAGAATTGCGTGTATGATAGATGACATGTACTTTTCTATGACGTGTCAAAGTGTCAATCAAActtctttgtgtttgtgtgatggATGATCGCCGTGTGGGTTGGAGCTGACTGCTCTGCAAGAACCGCGTGTTACTTTTTGTActtcttgtgtttttgtactttttcttgtgtttgctGACAATTAAAGTCACACCGCACCTCTCCACAGAGGTCGCAACCTCGTCTGAAATCGTTGCCTGGCGTTTTTTGTGCATGCAGGTGCGAACGTGCAAACTGGTTTGACGCCGGGTGGCGTGTTTCTCAAGAGGAAAGCATCACTGCATCTGATGAAAAACAGGAATTGTTGACCTCTAGCGGTGAAAATGACACATTACAGCGACTACTGGTGAAAAGACTTTAATGATTGCATGAGTCATACAAATGAACAGATGAATACTCATGACAATGTCAAACAACTGTGGCAAATGTAATCAGATTACATAATAATGTCATGTGATAGGCTATTGGGTCAAGGATGAATGCCAAGTGGCAGGGGGCGTGGTCTCATGTGACGTCGGCGAGCAGGCCATTGAGGCGGCGCCGTCAGCGCGCAGGCCGAGCCTACAGAAGCAGCACACGTGTGGGAGGAGCTTGAGCACGTCGTCGCGGAAGCGCACGCCCACCAGCGCGTACATGACGGGATTGAGGCAGCATCGGGCGTACGCCAGCGTGCACGTGACGTACTCCGGCAGCAGGGCGCAAAAGGGTGCAGCCATCTTGAGCGACAGCACCACGCTGTGCGGCAGCTGGAAGACCACGAATAGCAGCACGAGAGCCACCATCAGCTTCAAGGTGCGCTGATGGCGCCAGCGCTTGGCCCGCCCCGCTGCGGTCCTCGCCCACAACACGCGCGCCACCAGAGAGTAGCACGCTGCCATCACCAGGAAGGACAGACCGAAGACGGCGGTGACCGCTCCGTTGGTGGCCATTTTCACTTTCCCGCTCGTCAGCACACCGCAGTAGGCGTCGCTCCCCGAGCCCGACACACCGGAGAACAAAACCTCGGGCAGGCTGAGGAGCGCCGCCGCCAGCCACACCCCCACTGCTGCCAGCTTCCCGCCTCGTAGCATCTGAGAATGCAGGCGCGGCTGAGGGCGGGCGACGGCCAGGTAGCGGTCCACGCTGATGCacgccagcagcagcaggccgCTGTATGTGTTGATGGCGTAGCAGGCGCGCATCACCTTGCACGCCGCTGTCGAGAAGATCCAGCCCACGTTGGTATCCGCTGCCTGCAGCGGCAGCGTGAGCAGCAGGAGCATGTCTGCCAGCGCCAGCTGCGACAGGAAGATGTCCGTCATGGAACGCAGGCGTCGGTACGCCACCAAGGTGACCATCACCAGGCCGTTTCCCGCCATTCCAAACAAGAACATGACAGCGAAAAGACACGTCTGGAACAACTTGATGGTCCGCTCGTGTTCGCCCGCCTCGCACCAGTCCTCGTATCCGTCCTCGTCCATCTCGCTACAATTCCGCAGCGATAAGTTGAAGTGGTCGTCTGCGTGGAAATCGTAAACGTCGAGAAGTTTCTCTCCCAAGTCCAACTCCATTCTGTGTACCAGCACATGCACGCCCGTCACTCACcaccaatgacaacacaatccaACACACAATGCACGATACCGGACTATATCATACCTTCCATTGCAAGGCCAAAGTGTGGGGAAAGTACAGCCAAGTGGCGTAAACGTTTAAAAAGTGGACTCAAATGGAGTAAAAGTAGAGTAGAGCAGAACTGGCGTAAAAGAAAGTAATGTAAAAAAGTGGTATAAAggtgggaaaaaagttgtagagGTGGAATGAACGTGGTGTAAGAGTAGTGGAGTAGAGTAAACCTGGAATAAAGGTGGTACAAAAGTGATGGAGAAAgaagagtaaaaaaaagtggTGTAAAAGTGGAATAGGGTAAAAGTGGAGTGATCATGGTATAAAAATGGATTTCAAGTGGTGTCAAAGTGGACTGGTGTAAAAGTAGAGCTTAAGTAGTGTCAAAGTGGAGTAGAGTAAAACTGGAATAAAGGCAGCATAAAAAGAAGGGCAAAAAGGTGGTACAAAAACAGTGTAAAAGTTGTATAAGTGGAGTAGGGAAGAAGTGGAGTGAATGTGGTACAAAAATGGAGTTCAAGTGGTGTATAAGTGAAATGTAGGGAAAGTGGGGTAAAAGTGGAGCTTAAGTGGTGTCAAAGTGGGGTAGGGTAAAAGTGGAATAATAGCGTAGTGAAAGTTGTAGAAGTGGAGCGAATGTGGTTTAAAAATGGAGTTCAAGTGGTGTATAAGTGAAATGGAGGAAAAGTGGAGTAAAAATGAGCTTAAGTTGTGTCAAAATGGAGTAGGGTAAAGGTAGAGTATGGTATAAGTGGAATAAAAGTGGAGTGGGGTACAAGTGGAATAAAAGTTGTATAAGTGGAGTAGAgtagtgtagtgtgtagtgtagtgaCCATGGTATAAATATGGATCTAAAGTGGTGGATAAGTGGAATGCAGTAAAAGTAGAGCTTAAGTGGTGTCAAATTGGAGTCGGGTAGAAGTGGAATAAAAATGGAGTAAAAGTATCCCgagtgcatgtgcgtgtgtggtaGTGTCATACCTGAGCAGCGGCCGCGTGAGTGAGACGTGCATAAGATGTTTGATGAGTCTTTCATCGCATGGAGTtcatcagccaatcaggacatcAGTCTCTGCATCATGACCTGGTGACCCCATGTGACGTTGCCCGCGGCAACGAGCAGCTTAGACTAAACTCTGTTATTATTCTATGCATGTACGGCATTATAGtatgtatactgtgtatgtgtgtttgtatatatacttgtatatactgtatatatacacagtatacatactgtaatgcACCcttgtatactgtgtatatatacagtatatatatatatacacacacacatacacagtatacatactgtaatgcCATACATGCATCGAATAAGAGTTTAGTCTAATATCTGAATTTAGTCTATATATacaacatatatactgtatacagtatatatagtatatggcGTTAAATTTGAAAGTAAACAACcaaatgacataaaatacaaaaatactttGATCCAAATAATTAGTATTAGTATCTTTTcaattaataattatatttcatatcattattttttttcaaacaacacATGGATGAAGTTAAAAAGCTGgatgtgtcttattttcccttatttatTGTGTCTTATTTGATTGTACTTATTGTGTGTTATTTACTGTCTTAGATTGTGgtattgtgttgtgttatgGTGATGTGATGTGCACTTGTGAAACTTGACCCGGCGTTCAACCTTGAAGACAACCTGTCAAGGTCGCCGCACCCAACGAGCGTTTGACCACAAAGTCAACGCTGAGGCGAGGTGAGTGTGTACTTCTCGTACTTGACTTCCTGTCCATGTTTTTGCCTTCGCGTGGGTCATGTGACCACAAGTTAGAGCAAGCAAAAAGagtctttcagcatgaagcCATTAGTGAGACTTGAACTTCCTGTAAGAACAGGAAATTTAGCTCTGCATTGTCCTCATTTGCGTGTGAGACTCCACTTAATGAGGGAGGAAATCCCCTAAGAGGCTCTGAGGGTCTCTGAGGGCCAACAGGAAGTGGAGGTGCCGCCCTTTGCCTTCTTTGCCGCTGACTTTTATTTTTGACCttaaaattacactttttggACACTTCTTATAACAAGTTGCACATGATAACTGATGCTAGCTCCATTTAGCTTCATTAGCACAATCAAACAGATCAGcagacacgtgcacacacatgcacgcacacgcatacacacacacacacacacacacacacgctccaaAGAGGGTTGGTCTTCTCCCACCCGCCAGTCACCCTTGAAGCATCCACAGGCATCGAAGACAAGACTGAGTCGTCATGGCGCTGGACCTGCTCGCCATCATGTTCATCATCAGTACGTATGACGTGTGTTGCCTTGGTGCTACTTCCCGAGTGTCACGTTGTTGTTTGTCCTGTTGGATTCATTTTCAGGTTTGGTGGATCCATCCTGCACAGCGTGGATAGACCAGAACCAAACAGAACCAACAACAGGCCAGAACATTTCGTCTCCAAGCTGGTCCCAAACAGGCTCAGGTGAGTCCCATTTAGAGACGTGTGAGCCATTCAAAACTACGGGTATTTTACTGAATTGGGGCTCACCTGCACTCTCGTCtccgttaactcgttcactGACTCACCCCTGCTAGCGATAGCTAAGTTAAAAAGTACACCAGTTATACGTGTCACTCTGTTACTCTAtttgcatttgtataaatgtattattctgtgtttgtgtaaagtagtattttatattgtttgtatGAATTTATGAGCCCTGTGGAAAAAGCTACATGATCAACTCCTTGCCTCAAACACAGACTTCACCAAAATGGagcaagtttcactgactcacaggtgctcaacgaatactcaagtttcactggCTCAGTGGTGCTCGACGCAGACTCGAGCATCACTGACTCGCAGGTGCTAGACGAAGACTCCAGcatcactgactcacaggtgctcgactaAGACTCACGCCACTGATTCATGGACgctcgatgaagactcgagtaTCACTGACCCACTGGTGTTCGATGAAgactcaagtgtcactgaatCACTGGTGCTCGACAAaaacttgagcttcactgactcacgggtgctcgacgaagaATCGAACTTCAATGAGACACGGTTGCTCAAttaagactcgagtttcactgactcacgggctCGACTATGACTTGATTTTATTCACTCACGGGTGCTTGGTgatgactcgagtttcactggctCACCGGTACACAACAAATATTTAAGTTTCACTGACCCACAGGTGCTTGAtgaaaactcgagtttcactgactcatgggtgcttgaAAAAGACTCGAGCCtcactcacaggtgctcgacaaagactcaagtttcactgactcacgggtgctcgacgaagaTTAGAACTTCAATGACCCACGGGTGCTCATttaagacttgagtttcactgactcacagaggcTCGACTTTGACTTGGGTTTCATTCACTCATGGGTGCTTGGTGAGTACtcgagcttcactgactcatgtGTGCTTGAAAAAGACTCGAGCCTCACTCACTCAcaagtgctcgacaaagacacAAGTTTCACTTACGTCATCGGTGCTCGATGAagtcttgagtttcactgacctgCAGGTGCTCGAtgaaaactcgagtttcactgactcatgggtgcttgaAAAAGACTCGAGCATCACTCACTCActggtgctcgacaaagactcaagtttcactgactcacgggtacacAACGAAGAcacgtgtgtgtgagagagttttCGCGCATGTGCTTTGTGACAAGTGACTCAAGTAtccgattcacttcagtgagtgactcggGAGAACTCGAGTCATTAAAAGGAATGGAGTTTCGCATCACTAGTGTCAGTGGAGGTTCTGTATAGCAAAATGgtgtgttgccatgacaacgaTGGCACTATCATGTCCATGTGTGTCTGGAATGTGATATTAGTGGGTTTTGCCTTTTCTTAAAAACTGTGGTCAAAAAAAGACTTGACATCTTTGAGTCTTTAAACTCAGTGGTGGTCTCTCAGTTACCAGGAGACCCACTTCCACTGAGGACGACCCGAGCCAAATCCAGAACCAACTTGAGAACCAAACCAGGCTGGTTGTGACTGAGGATGAGGGTGAGTTAGAAGCAACGTGCGCACATTCCACTCACCTCCagtcacttgtgtgtgtgtgtgtgtgtgtgtgtgtgtgtgtgtgtgtgtgtgtgtgtgtgtgtgtgtgtgtgtgtgcgcagagAGCTTCCAGGAGTATGAGGACCACCTGCTGGGGGGTCGCTGCCAACAAGACCTGCTGGTGGAAGCGAGTCACGCCGTGTGCGGTTCTGCCTTTCACCAGCAGATGGAGCACTTGGGACCTGACGACCTCTGCGTTCTGGACAACGTGATCCGGTAAGAAGTTCTGACGTGAAGAGCAATGTGGTGCACGTTGCTGACGG
This sequence is a window from Dunckerocampus dactyliophorus isolate RoL2022-P2 chromosome 2, RoL_Ddac_1.1, whole genome shotgun sequence. Protein-coding genes within it:
- the ccr10 gene encoding C-C chemokine receptor type 10 codes for the protein MELDLGEKLLDVYDFHADDHFNLSLRNCSEMDEDGYEDWCEAGEHERTIKLFQTCLFAVMFLFGMAGNGLVMVTLVAYRRLRSMTDIFLSQLALADMLLLLTLPLQAADTNVGWIFSTAACKVMRACYAINTYSGLLLLACISVDRYLAVARPQPRLHSQMLRGGKLAAVGVWLAAALLSLPEVLFSGVSGSGSDAYCGVLTSGKVKMATNGAVTAVFGLSFLVMAACYSLVARVLWARTAAGRAKRWRHQRTLKLMVALVLLFVVFQLPHSVVLSLKMAAPFCALLPEYVTCTLAYARCCLNPVMYALVGVRFRDDVLKLLPHVCCFCRLGLRADGAASMACSPTSHETTPPATWHSSLTQ
- the LOC129177869 gene encoding receptor activity-modifying protein 3-like gives rise to the protein MALDLLAIMFIISLVDPSCTAWIDQNQTEPTTGQNISSPSWSQTGSVTRRPTSTEDDPSQIQNQLENQTRLVVTEDEESFQEYEDHLLGGRCQQDLLVEASHAVCGSAFHQQMEHLGPDDLCVLDNVIRAYNDMTLCLESLAHWAGCFYPNANIQDFFLLVHSSYFLQCSHEERHLEDAPHWLSVALTLCTVAIIPALVYLVGWRSKVVTLH